In Alkalihalobacillus sp. TS-13, the following are encoded in one genomic region:
- a CDS encoding cytochrome c oxidase subunit I, with protein MGIGAVVFLTYYKKWGSLWSYMKTTHHSKVGILYLSAGFAFFLRAGLDALIIRVQLALPQNEFWVFQGDKYNQMMTTHGTTMIFFVAMPLLIGLMNVAVPLQIGTRDLAFPFLNALSFWLFLAGGALINISFVLGGSPTAGWTSYAPLALDEFTPATGNDYYSLGLQVSGIGTLLTAINFLVTIINKRAPGMKLMRMPMFTWATLVTSILILFAFPALTVALLLLMFDRLYGTSLLAADAGNSLIWQHLFWIFGHPEVYILILPAFGIFSDVITTFAKKRLFGYSSMVIALVLIGFLGFMVWIHHMFTVGLGPTSNAIFAISTMSIAVPTGIKIFNWLFTLRGGVITFNTPMLFSLGFIPSFVIGGITGVMLATVPADYQYHDSYFVVGHFHYVIVGGTVLGIFAGVYYWWPKLFGFMLNDVLGKWHFWTFLIGFHLTFFPMHIMGLKGMPRRVFTYLPEDGLTGLNFTSTIGAFLMGGSMMIFLWNVYQSYRHSPRGVGNDPWEDGRTIEWAIPSPPPEYNFARTPKVYSNDAWWQAKKYQNGRLEAAEKLTSIRMPRDTAKPMLIGLFMLIGSFGVIVEVWYFQLIGLLGTIGLMVLHSFQDSSRKIVTPKTHPDEKIGGEEQ; from the coding sequence ATGGGGATCGGTGCGGTCGTTTTCCTGACTTATTATAAAAAATGGGGCTCTTTGTGGAGCTATATGAAAACGACACATCATAGCAAAGTGGGCATCCTTTACCTTTCTGCGGGCTTCGCGTTTTTTCTCCGTGCTGGGCTTGATGCGTTGATCATCCGAGTCCAGTTGGCCCTGCCCCAAAATGAATTCTGGGTCTTCCAGGGCGATAAATACAATCAGATGATGACGACCCATGGGACGACGATGATCTTTTTCGTTGCCATGCCGCTCCTCATCGGATTAATGAACGTTGCTGTCCCTCTCCAGATCGGTACGAGAGACCTTGCATTCCCATTCTTGAACGCATTGAGTTTCTGGCTCTTTCTTGCCGGCGGAGCATTAATCAACATCAGTTTTGTGCTTGGCGGTTCACCAACTGCTGGGTGGACGTCCTACGCCCCTCTTGCGTTGGATGAATTCACACCAGCAACGGGGAATGATTACTACAGCCTTGGCCTTCAAGTCTCTGGAATCGGGACACTTCTCACAGCGATCAATTTTCTCGTCACGATCATCAACAAACGCGCGCCAGGCATGAAATTGATGCGGATGCCGATGTTCACCTGGGCGACGTTGGTGACCTCCATCCTCATCCTGTTCGCCTTTCCCGCTCTTACCGTCGCATTGCTCTTATTGATGTTCGACCGGTTATATGGGACAAGTCTGCTGGCAGCAGATGCAGGGAACTCGTTGATCTGGCAGCATTTGTTCTGGATTTTCGGCCACCCGGAAGTGTATATTTTGATTCTCCCAGCATTCGGTATCTTTTCAGATGTGATCACGACGTTCGCGAAGAAACGATTATTCGGATACAGTTCGATGGTCATTGCACTCGTGTTGATCGGTTTCCTTGGATTCATGGTATGGATCCATCACATGTTTACCGTAGGGCTCGGACCTACTTCGAACGCGATCTTCGCCATTTCGACCATGTCAATTGCCGTACCAACTGGAATCAAAATCTTCAACTGGCTGTTCACTCTTAGAGGGGGCGTCATCACCTTTAATACACCGATGTTGTTTTCACTTGGCTTCATTCCCTCATTTGTCATTGGTGGGATTACCGGAGTCATGCTGGCGACTGTACCTGCAGACTACCAGTATCATGACAGCTATTTCGTGGTCGGCCATTTCCACTATGTCATCGTAGGTGGGACAGTTCTTGGCATATTTGCCGGTGTGTACTATTGGTGGCCGAAATTGTTCGGTTTCATGCTGAACGATGTACTTGGAAAATGGCATTTCTGGACGTTCTTGATTGGATTCCATCTCACGTTTTTCCCAATGCATATCATGGGACTGAAAGGGATGCCGAGGAGGGTGTTCACCTACCTGCCGGAGGATGGGCTCACAGGTTTGAACTTTACCAGTACGATCGGTGCCTTTTTGATGGGGGGAAGCATGATGATCTTTTTATGGAACGTCTATCAAAGCTATCGTCACAGCCCCAGAGGAGTCGGTAATGACCCATGGGAAGATGGACGGACCATCGAGTGGGCGATCCCTTCCCCGCCTCCTGAGTATAATTTTGCGCGTACTCCCAAAGTGTACAGCAATGATGCATGGTGGCAGGCGAAGAAATACCAGAATGGCCGGTTGGAAGCAGCGGAAAAACTCACCTCGATTCGAATGCCGCGCGACACCGCAAAACCGATGTTGATCGGACTGTTCATGCTGATCGGTTCATTCGGCGTGATCGTTGAGGTGTGGTACTTCCAGTTGATCGGACTTCTGGGCACAATCGGTTTGATGGTATTGCATTCTTTTCAGGATTCAAGCCGGAAAATAGTGACCCCGAAAACCCATCCTGATGAAAAGATAGGGGGCGAAGAACAATGA
- a CDS encoding cytochrome c oxidase subunit 3: MTEEKIVFSKEFTEEETADRVLGFWFFIGAEIVLFGCLFGVYLTLNHHTVPGESPEELFELKQTILATFILLSSSFTCARSLLGAKNNLYKKSLFYLIATFILGLTFLGLEAHEFYKYLREGHTFTSSPFMSSFYILVGTHGTHVLAGCAWMVLLLIHLKKEKITSYTKAKLEAFSLYWHFVDVVWIFIFTVVYLIGKAGIIQ, from the coding sequence ATGACAGAGGAGAAAATCGTCTTTTCAAAAGAGTTCACTGAAGAAGAGACTGCTGATAGAGTGCTTGGATTCTGGTTTTTCATAGGGGCGGAAATCGTACTTTTCGGCTGTTTGTTCGGCGTCTACCTTACGCTGAATCACCATACGGTACCCGGTGAATCCCCTGAGGAATTGTTCGAGCTGAAGCAAACGATTCTTGCGACATTCATTCTGCTATCGAGTAGTTTTACCTGTGCCCGATCTTTACTTGGAGCAAAAAACAACCTTTATAAAAAAAGCTTATTTTACCTGATTGCGACGTTCATTCTAGGTCTGACATTCTTAGGATTGGAAGCCCATGAATTTTATAAATATTTGAGAGAGGGACACACATTCACCTCGAGTCCGTTCATGTCTTCCTTCTATATATTGGTCGGGACTCATGGTACACATGTTTTAGCCGGGTGCGCCTGGATGGTCCTGCTCCTCATCCATTTGAAAAAAGAAAAGATCACTTCTTATACAAAGGCAAAATTGGAAGCATTCAGCCTTTATTGGCATTTCGTTGATGTCGTCTGGATTTTCATCTTCACCGTCGTTTACTTGATTGGAAAGGCAGGGATTATCCAGTGA
- a CDS encoding cytochrome C oxidase subunit IV family protein — translation MKLSLNIRQWIGFIIMLTFSGIAFYIVMTMGIIPLWLLIVLLILAVIQAVIQLILFMEIQQGRRGFKWVTISSGLLIAGLAILYLMLLE, via the coding sequence GTGAAACTGTCTCTGAACATACGTCAATGGATCGGCTTCATCATAATGCTGACGTTCAGCGGGATCGCCTTTTATATCGTGATGACAATGGGGATCATCCCCCTCTGGCTGCTCATCGTCCTATTGATTTTGGCTGTAATTCAAGCTGTCATCCAACTTATCTTGTTCATGGAAATTCAACAAGGGAGACGAGGCTTCAAATGGGTGACCATCAGCAGCGGTCTCCTTATTGCCGGATTAGCCATCCTTTATTTGATGTTGCTCGAATAG
- a CDS encoding ROK family protein, whose amino-acid sequence MKYGSIEAGGTKFVCGIGNENGEILEEITIPTTTPEETLSQVVEFFKGKEIEALGIGSFGPVDLNPESPTYGFITTTPKRHWNNADLVGEMKKHFDVPIGFDTDVNAAALGEMEWGAARGLDSCLYMTVGTGIGVGAISEGRIVHGMLHPEMGHIRVRRHEDDAYEGSCPFHGDCLEGLAAGPAIETRWGQKGVELADRPDVWELEAFYIAQALVNYILVLSPKRLILGGGVMKQKHLFPLVRKHVMKLLNGYIQHANILEKIDEYIVPPGLGDHAGLCGGIALAKNAVI is encoded by the coding sequence ATGAAATACGGTTCGATTGAAGCTGGCGGTACGAAGTTTGTGTGCGGTATCGGGAATGAAAACGGGGAAATCCTTGAAGAGATCACGATTCCGACGACGACTCCAGAAGAAACGCTGAGTCAGGTGGTTGAATTTTTTAAAGGGAAAGAGATTGAAGCGTTAGGCATCGGTTCCTTTGGTCCGGTTGATCTTAATCCTGAAAGTCCTACATACGGGTTCATTACAACAACGCCGAAAAGGCATTGGAACAACGCTGATCTTGTCGGTGAAATGAAGAAGCATTTCGACGTGCCGATCGGATTCGATACCGATGTGAATGCGGCTGCACTCGGTGAAATGGAATGGGGAGCAGCGCGTGGTCTTGATAGCTGTCTCTACATGACGGTCGGGACGGGAATCGGTGTCGGCGCGATTTCCGAAGGGCGAATCGTTCATGGGATGCTGCACCCAGAGATGGGGCACATCCGGGTTCGTCGCCATGAAGATGATGCTTATGAAGGCAGCTGTCCGTTTCACGGAGATTGCCTTGAAGGGTTGGCGGCAGGTCCTGCAATTGAAACACGCTGGGGTCAGAAAGGCGTAGAATTGGCTGACCGCCCTGACGTTTGGGAACTGGAAGCGTTTTATATCGCACAGGCATTGGTGAACTATATCCTTGTGTTGTCACCTAAACGGCTCATCCTTGGCGGTGGTGTCATGAAACAAAAACATCTGTTTCCTCTCGTTCGAAAGCATGTTATGAAGCTGTTGAACGGCTACATCCAACACGCAAACATCCTCGAGAAAATCGATGAGTACATCGTACCGCCTGGACTAGGAGATCATGCTGGATTATGCGGGGGAATTGCGTTGGCGAAGAATGCTGTAATCTAG
- the manA gene encoding mannose-6-phosphate isomerase, class I, which yields MYNEPIFLKPVFKDRIWGGTKLREAFGYEIPTETTGECWGISAHPNGPSEAVNGPLKGKTLDQVWDEHAELFGNQEGDEFPLLVKILDAKTDLSVQVHPNDAYARKVEGEPYGKTECWYIIDCAPGAELVYGHHARSKADFEQMVAENRWDDLLRKVSIKPGDFVYVPNGTIHAIGTGTMILETQQSSDVTYRVYDYDRRDAEGNTRELHIEQSIDVAMIPHEDAKFEPVESVVEGLKETKLIREKYFTVYRWELDGAVEGYENPAYLLVSVLSGEGEVTTQGGTYTIKKGDHFIIPSTVKQFSVNGTVECIVSHPTV from the coding sequence TTGTATAATGAACCTATTTTTCTAAAACCGGTTTTTAAAGATCGAATCTGGGGCGGGACGAAACTGCGTGAAGCATTCGGTTATGAAATCCCGACGGAGACGACTGGGGAATGCTGGGGGATTTCCGCACATCCGAACGGACCGAGTGAAGCGGTGAACGGACCATTAAAGGGAAAGACGCTTGATCAAGTATGGGACGAGCATGCTGAACTATTCGGAAACCAGGAAGGCGATGAATTTCCATTGCTCGTAAAAATATTGGATGCAAAGACCGATCTTTCTGTCCAGGTGCATCCGAATGATGCGTATGCACGCAAAGTTGAAGGAGAACCGTACGGAAAAACGGAATGCTGGTACATCATCGATTGTGCACCAGGGGCAGAACTTGTGTATGGCCACCACGCCAGGTCGAAAGCAGATTTTGAACAAATGGTAGCGGAAAATCGTTGGGATGACTTGCTACGGAAAGTTTCGATCAAGCCTGGTGATTTTGTCTATGTACCGAATGGAACGATCCATGCGATCGGAACGGGAACGATGATCTTAGAAACCCAGCAAAGCTCAGACGTAACGTACCGTGTGTATGATTACGATCGTCGCGATGCGGAAGGGAATACTCGCGAGCTTCATATCGAACAGTCGATTGATGTTGCGATGATTCCACATGAAGATGCGAAGTTCGAACCGGTGGAATCGGTAGTGGAAGGGTTGAAAGAAACGAAATTGATTCGAGAAAAATATTTTACCGTCTATCGTTGGGAGTTAGATGGAGCTGTTGAGGGCTATGAGAACCCTGCTTACCTGCTTGTCAGCGTTTTATCTGGTGAAGGGGAAGTGACGACACAAGGTGGTACATACACTATTAAAAAAGGTGATCATTTCATCATTCCTTCGACCGTGAAGCAATTTTCGGTAAATGGGACTGTGGAATGTATCGTATCACATCCAACAGTATAA
- a CDS encoding DUF5107 domain-containing protein, protein MIRHSTFKGIDSIILENDQIRCTILPGYGGKMTSLYDKEAGYEWLFQSKVDQLKIPLYGADYAAFDSSGFDEIFPGIDQGPHPNDLKLIPDHGEVWTLPWNVTERSYGLDLEVKSPTFPYRLLKQIHLKVDGVELNYQALNDSDEDFPFIWTAHSLLNMNQATSIALPQDLCEIMTVEHGSKHLGEWGTIHPYPVTKSQRTNLPIDLSRFDHQETENMEKFYFTDRLKEGWCKVVQDDISRTLTYRYPPDKVPYLGIWKTEGGYRGEYNFALEPCTGVYDDVYVANKIDKVSKIPANGSFSWMFTMEIGGL, encoded by the coding sequence ATGATCAGGCATTCGACTTTCAAGGGAATCGATTCTATCATTCTAGAAAATGATCAGATTCGATGTACGATCCTTCCGGGCTACGGGGGGAAAATGACGAGTTTGTATGATAAGGAGGCGGGATACGAGTGGCTTTTTCAATCGAAAGTGGACCAACTGAAGATTCCTCTCTATGGAGCTGACTATGCTGCATTTGATTCGAGCGGTTTTGATGAAATTTTTCCTGGAATCGATCAAGGGCCGCATCCAAATGATCTTAAGCTGATCCCGGACCATGGAGAAGTATGGACATTGCCCTGGAATGTAACAGAGCGTTCCTATGGACTGGATCTTGAAGTAAAAAGTCCTACCTTTCCATATCGTCTTTTGAAACAAATCCATTTGAAGGTTGATGGTGTCGAACTGAACTATCAAGCTTTGAACGACTCCGATGAGGATTTTCCGTTCATCTGGACGGCCCACTCATTGTTGAACATGAATCAGGCTACAAGCATTGCTCTTCCACAGGATTTATGTGAAATCATGACGGTGGAGCACGGATCGAAACATCTCGGTGAGTGGGGGACGATCCATCCTTATCCGGTAACGAAATCACAACGAACGAATCTACCGATCGATTTATCCCGGTTTGATCATCAGGAAACCGAGAATATGGAAAAATTCTATTTTACTGACCGCCTCAAAGAAGGATGGTGCAAGGTGGTACAGGACGACATTAGCAGAACACTTACATACCGTTATCCTCCAGACAAGGTCCCATACCTGGGTATCTGGAAAACGGAAGGTGGCTACCGTGGAGAATATAATTTCGCCCTTGAGCCGTGTACAGGCGTTTATGACGACGTATATGTCGCCAACAAAATTGACAAAGTTTCAAAGATTCCAGCTAATGGATCCTTTTCATGGATGTTCACGATGGAGATAGGTGGGCTATGA
- the galT gene encoding UDP-glucose--hexose-1-phosphate uridylyltransferase, producing MDVNIYKEIERLIQYGLQKNMISLWDVDYLRNTLLDIFNLDAAEPVTVDAENLETPIDILENMLDYAVDERLIPEGTVTQRDLFDTRIMGRLVPRPGEVIRQFYDLYKKAGPEEATNYFYELAKSSHYIRTDRVGKNVNWSSATSYGDMEITINLSKPEKDPKAIAAAKENISVSYPKCLLCKENVGYAGRLDHPARQNHRIIPIELSGQRWFLQYSPYVYYNEHAIVFSEEHSPMKISKEGFKRLLHFVEQFPHYFVGSNADLPIVGGSILSHDHFQAGRHPFPMEKAPVEESMDFDDYPGIKVGKVKWPMSVIRLQGEDREDIADLADKILQKWKSYDDDRLDIVSETDGTPHNTITPIARVRNGVFELDLVLRNNRTSSAHPMGIFHPHEEVHHIKKENIGLIEVMGLAVLPGRLVEEMEILAGYMLENELDTKALKDERTAKHVDWAKQIVAAHDQLNDNSIKETLKQEIGRTFSKVLENAGVFKRTPEGKEGFRRFVKTVERCKQEELR from the coding sequence ATGGACGTGAACATCTACAAAGAAATCGAACGGCTGATCCAGTATGGACTGCAGAAGAATATGATTTCGTTATGGGATGTCGATTATCTCCGGAACACACTCTTGGATATTTTCAACCTTGATGCGGCCGAACCAGTGACCGTAGACGCAGAAAACCTCGAAACCCCGATTGATATTCTCGAGAATATGCTTGATTATGCAGTGGATGAGCGGTTGATCCCTGAGGGTACAGTGACTCAAAGGGATTTGTTCGATACAAGAATCATGGGCCGGTTGGTGCCGCGGCCTGGAGAAGTCATCCGTCAATTTTATGACCTCTACAAGAAAGCAGGTCCGGAAGAGGCAACCAATTATTTTTATGAGCTCGCAAAATCATCTCATTATATTCGGACAGATAGAGTTGGCAAAAATGTCAACTGGTCCAGCGCGACGTCTTATGGAGATATGGAAATCACGATCAACCTTTCTAAGCCGGAAAAGGATCCGAAAGCGATCGCTGCAGCAAAAGAAAATATTTCTGTATCCTATCCGAAATGTCTGCTCTGTAAGGAAAATGTCGGCTATGCAGGGAGACTCGATCATCCTGCCCGTCAGAACCATCGGATCATCCCCATTGAATTATCGGGTCAAAGATGGTTTTTGCAATATTCACCATATGTCTATTATAACGAACATGCCATCGTATTCTCAGAGGAACACAGTCCTATGAAAATATCAAAAGAGGGGTTTAAGCGGTTACTACACTTCGTAGAACAATTTCCTCATTACTTCGTCGGTTCCAATGCAGATTTGCCGATAGTCGGAGGTTCGATTTTAAGCCATGACCATTTTCAGGCTGGCCGCCATCCATTTCCAATGGAGAAAGCTCCTGTAGAGGAATCAATGGATTTCGATGATTATCCTGGCATCAAGGTCGGCAAGGTAAAATGGCCGATGTCCGTCATTCGCCTCCAGGGTGAGGACAGGGAGGATATCGCGGATCTGGCTGATAAAATCCTTCAGAAATGGAAGTCCTATGATGATGATCGGTTGGATATTGTCTCTGAAACTGATGGTACACCACATAATACGATTACCCCGATCGCCCGTGTCAGGAATGGGGTGTTCGAACTGGATCTGGTCTTACGGAATAACCGTACGAGTTCAGCCCACCCGATGGGTATTTTCCATCCACATGAAGAAGTACACCATATAAAAAAGGAAAACATCGGTCTGATTGAAGTGATGGGTTTAGCGGTACTCCCTGGTCGTTTAGTAGAAGAGATGGAAATCCTTGCAGGCTACATGCTTGAAAACGAACTGGATACGAAAGCCCTTAAGGATGAACGGACCGCTAAACATGTGGATTGGGCAAAGCAGATTGTCGCTGCTCATGACCAATTGAACGATAACAGCATTAAGGAAACGTTAAAACAGGAAATAGGGCGGACCTTTTCAAAAGTGTTAGAGAATGCAGGTGTCTTCAAACGCACACCAGAGGGAAAGGAAGGATTCAGACGTTTTGTGAAGACGGTAGAGCGATGTAAGCAGGAGGAACTTAGATGA
- the galE gene encoding UDP-glucose 4-epimerase GalE: MAVLVCGGAGYIGSHTVAQLLDRNEEVVVIDNLQKGHRQAVLEKATFYRGDLRNEAFLDTVFKENAIDSVIHFAADSLVGESVENPLKYYDNNVYGTTCLLRTMAKYGVKNIVFSSTAAVYGEPEQIPIYETDATVPTNPYGETKLAIEKMLKWAEQAHGIQHIILRYFNVAGADYKRRVGEDHDPETHLIPIILQVALGKRGNILIFGDDYETEDGTCVRDYIHVTDLVEAHLIAIEKLKDGHDSSIYNLGNGKGFSVKEVIEATRKVTGHEIPAEVVARRAGDPAKLVASSEKAYRELGWEPKYVDLEEMIGSAWNWFKENPDGYSNPEKSYV; encoded by the coding sequence ATGGCTGTATTAGTATGTGGTGGAGCAGGATATATCGGAAGCCATACGGTCGCTCAACTGTTGGATCGGAATGAAGAGGTGGTCGTTATCGATAATCTTCAAAAAGGACACCGGCAAGCTGTATTGGAAAAAGCCACCTTTTATAGAGGTGACCTTCGGAACGAGGCGTTCTTGGATACCGTGTTCAAAGAAAACGCTATTGATTCCGTGATCCACTTTGCTGCCGATTCATTAGTGGGGGAGAGCGTTGAGAATCCGCTGAAATATTATGACAACAATGTATACGGAACCACTTGCCTGTTGCGTACAATGGCGAAGTATGGAGTGAAGAACATTGTGTTTTCCTCTACGGCAGCTGTCTATGGAGAGCCGGAGCAGATTCCAATCTATGAGACGGATGCTACCGTGCCTACAAATCCCTACGGTGAAACGAAATTGGCTATCGAGAAAATGCTGAAATGGGCAGAGCAAGCACATGGAATCCAGCATATCATCCTCCGTTACTTCAATGTAGCCGGAGCAGATTACAAGAGAAGGGTAGGGGAAGATCATGATCCGGAAACCCACCTCATTCCGATCATCCTTCAGGTAGCGCTCGGTAAAAGGGGTAACATCCTTATTTTTGGTGACGACTATGAGACTGAAGACGGAACATGTGTAAGGGATTATATCCATGTGACAGATCTGGTGGAAGCGCACTTGATCGCCATTGAAAAATTAAAGGACGGCCATGACAGTTCCATCTACAATCTTGGTAATGGCAAAGGTTTTTCGGTGAAAGAAGTCATTGAAGCTACTAGAAAAGTAACGGGGCATGAAATTCCTGCCGAAGTTGTGGCAAGGCGGGCGGGAGACCCTGCCAAATTAGTCGCATCCTCAGAAAAAGCCTATCGGGAGCTTGGTTGGGAGCCGAAGTACGTGGATCTTGAAGAAATGATCGGGTCTGCCTGGAATTGGTTCAAAGAGAATCCGGACGGTTATAGCAACCCGGAAAAATCCTATGTATGA
- a CDS encoding galactokinase, producing the protein MEEVKKSFIEQFGAQGSLTSYFAPARVNLIGEHTDYNGGHVFPCALTLGTYAVARKREDRTIRFYSMNFEHSCIVEAQIDDLRFEEQHDWANYPKGMAAIFQQAGYEMTSGFDVAFYGNIPNGAGLSSSASIEMVTAAMLKDLFHLQIDQIEMVKLAQKAENEFIGVNCGIMDQFAIGMGKKNHAILLNCDSLAYQYTPINLKKEKLILANTNKRRGLANSKYNERRQQCEAALHSLQEQLDIKSLGDLNKEGFNAHKHLIPDKIVRKRAKHAVYENNRTIEAVKKLNAGDIRGFGKLMNESHISLRDDYEVTGKELDVLVEAAWNEGAIGSRMTGAGFGGCTISIVPDDRVDSFIEAVGETYNAETGLEAEFYVVDIGGQAKKL; encoded by the coding sequence ATGGAAGAAGTGAAGAAATCCTTTATAGAGCAATTCGGTGCTCAAGGCAGTTTGACGTCATACTTCGCCCCAGCCCGAGTGAACCTTATTGGGGAGCATACAGATTATAACGGCGGTCATGTCTTCCCTTGCGCCCTTACGTTAGGTACATATGCTGTGGCAAGAAAAAGAGAGGACCGGACCATCCGGTTTTATTCGATGAACTTTGAGCACTCCTGCATCGTCGAAGCACAAATTGATGATCTGCGTTTTGAGGAACAACATGATTGGGCGAACTACCCGAAAGGCATGGCCGCTATTTTCCAACAGGCAGGCTATGAGATGACCTCTGGATTTGATGTCGCATTTTATGGAAATATCCCAAATGGAGCTGGTTTATCCTCCTCGGCTTCGATTGAAATGGTGACGGCTGCCATGCTGAAAGATCTTTTCCACTTGCAAATCGACCAAATCGAGATGGTGAAACTTGCCCAAAAAGCTGAAAATGAATTCATCGGCGTCAATTGCGGCATCATGGATCAATTCGCGATTGGAATGGGGAAGAAAAATCATGCCATCCTGCTTAATTGTGACTCGCTAGCCTACCAGTATACACCGATCAATTTGAAAAAAGAAAAGCTGATCCTCGCCAATACCAACAAACGCAGAGGGTTGGCCAATTCCAAATACAACGAAAGAAGACAGCAATGTGAGGCTGCTCTACACTCTTTGCAGGAACAGCTTGACATCAAATCGCTTGGAGACCTGAATAAAGAAGGGTTCAATGCACACAAGCACCTGATCCCCGATAAAATAGTCCGCAAAAGAGCGAAACATGCAGTCTACGAGAATAATAGAACCATAGAAGCAGTTAAAAAATTGAACGCTGGCGATATCAGAGGATTCGGAAAGCTGATGAATGAATCTCATATCTCATTACGTGATGACTATGAAGTTACTGGAAAAGAATTGGATGTATTGGTGGAAGCTGCATGGAACGAAGGAGCAATCGGTTCGAGAATGACCGGTGCAGGATTTGGCGGGTGCACGATAAGCATCGTACCTGATGATCGTGTTGATTCTTTTATAGAAGCGGTTGGAGAGACCTACAACGCTGAAACTGGGCTTGAAGCTGAATTTTATGTAGTCGATATCGGTGGTCAAGCGAAAAAGTTATAA
- a CDS encoding ROK family transcriptional regulator produces MSSKYTRGTFQLMKSINRSAILNMVREKGPISRAEIAKQTSLTPPTVSNIVKELIESKFVIETTQGTSQGGRKPTLLEINADQFFMIGIDVGRYKMNFVVSNLFGDLKDTAVLQIKEHPTKEEIINTMKKGIRTLLEPERNDPKKFIGIGVGMHGIVDVEKGISLFAPSFQLYDIPIKSELEKEFEMLIKVENDARTMTLGESWFGNGNIEDNLVGVNVGHGIGAGIMINGRLFHGDSDIAGEIGHVTIDLSGPKCTCGNYGCLQTLAGGPAIADRAKKELKTGKASRILNLVDNDLEKVDGKVVYEAARSGDEFSIELLNQTGRYLGIGLINLIHTLNPERIIIGGGVSRAGDFLMDGIKETIHSRGLTKKAKETPIVLSKLGENASAFGSCVLILEEFFKRH; encoded by the coding sequence ATGTCGTCGAAATATACTAGAGGTACCTTCCAGTTGATGAAATCAATCAACCGCAGTGCGATATTGAATATGGTCCGGGAAAAAGGGCCGATTTCTAGAGCGGAAATTGCCAAACAAACGAGCTTGACCCCACCAACGGTCAGTAATATCGTAAAAGAATTGATCGAGAGCAAATTCGTAATTGAAACAACACAAGGTACTTCCCAAGGGGGAAGGAAACCGACTTTACTTGAAATTAATGCTGATCAGTTTTTTATGATTGGAATAGATGTGGGCAGATACAAGATGAACTTCGTTGTGTCGAACCTTTTCGGTGACTTGAAGGACACGGCTGTATTGCAGATTAAGGAACATCCGACTAAGGAAGAGATCATCAATACGATGAAAAAAGGAATCCGTACCCTTCTAGAGCCAGAGAGAAATGATCCGAAAAAGTTCATCGGAATCGGAGTCGGTATGCACGGGATTGTAGATGTTGAAAAGGGTATCTCCCTTTTCGCACCATCCTTCCAGTTATATGATATCCCGATCAAATCTGAATTGGAAAAAGAATTCGAGATGCTCATCAAAGTTGAAAACGATGCACGTACGATGACGTTAGGAGAGTCATGGTTTGGGAACGGGAACATCGAGGATAATCTGGTAGGGGTAAATGTTGGGCATGGAATCGGGGCTGGAATCATGATCAATGGCCGGCTCTTTCATGGAGACAGTGACATCGCGGGTGAGATCGGGCATGTGACCATCGATCTATCAGGACCAAAATGCACCTGTGGAAATTATGGCTGCCTCCAGACGCTTGCCGGAGGGCCGGCTATTGCAGACCGCGCCAAAAAAGAATTGAAGACAGGAAAAGCTTCCCGAATTCTTAATTTGGTTGATAACGATCTTGAGAAAGTGGATGGCAAAGTTGTATACGAAGCAGCCCGTTCAGGAGATGAATTCAGTATTGAATTACTAAATCAGACAGGAAGATATTTAGGGATAGGCTTGATCAACCTCATCCACACCTTAAACCCTGAACGAATCATCATCGGTGGAGGAGTATCAAGGGCCGGGGATTTCTTGATGGATGGTATAAAAGAAACCATCCACTCAAGAGGATTGACAAAGAAAGCAAAAGAAACCCCGATTGTTCTATCAAAGCTAGGCGAAAATGCCTCAGCATTCGGATCGTGCGTCCTCATACTGGAAGAATTCTTCAAGCGCCATTAA